Sequence from the Egibacter rhizosphaerae genome:
GCGTTCGACGATCGTGACGGCTACCAGGTCCTCGCCTTCAGCGTGCTCGGTCAGAAAGCGGACTTCGGTGTGATGGCGCTCGGCCCGGACCTGGCGGCACTCGACGGGCTGCACACCGAGCTCGCCGGCAGCCCGCTGGGCCAGGCGCTCCTCCCGGCCGCCAGCTACCTGTCGCTCACCGAACTCAGCGATTACGGCCAGACCGAGGAGGAGGAGGTCGAGCGCTTGCGCCGCGAGGGGATCGAGCCGGGCACGGACGCGCACGAGGAGCAGCTCGCCGCGTTCCGCGAGCGGATGGAGGCCTATGCCCGCCACCGCCTCTACCCGGACCTCCCGCAGCGCCAGGTCATCGGGTTCTACCCGATGAGCAAGCGACGGGGTGGCGAGCACAACTGGTACCTGCTCGACTTCGAGCAGCGCCGTCGGCTGATGGGGGCACACGCGCAGACCGGTCGCCGCTTCAGCGATCGGATCACCCAGCTCATCACCGCTTCGACCGGGCTGGACGACTGGGAGTGGGGGGTGACCCTGCTCGCCGACGATCCGAAGGCACTCAAGGACGTCGTCTACACGATGCGCTTCGACGAGGTGAGTGCCCGGTACTCCGACTTCGGCCCGTTCGTCACCGGGCTCGTCTGCGAGCCGGACGAACTCTTCCGCCACCTCCACCTCACGTAGAGCCGCTCGACGACGACCCGCCCGACGAACCGTGGCGGGCCCGAGGCACACACGCGAGGCAGGGCACTGCGGCGGGCGCCGGCCAGCGGACGACCCGACCCGACGGGTCGGACCAACCGCCGGCCGACGTGTGGTGAGCGGACGCTACGAAACGGCGTCCTTGAAGGCCTTGCCCGCCTTGAATGCCGGCGTCTTCGAGGCCTTCACCTTGATCTGCTCCCCGGTCTGCGGGTTGCGCCCGGTCCGAGCGGCACGCTCCCGCCGCTCGAAGGTCCCGAACCCGGTCAGCGCGACCTTCTCTCCACGGGCCACCTGCTCGGTGATCGTCTTGGTGATGGCGTCCAACGCGTCCGCCATGTCGCTCTTGCTCATGTTGGCCTCGTCGGCGGCCGCGTCGATCAGCTGGGACTTGTTCACGTCGCATCCTTCGTATCGGGGATGGTTCCACCGACCCTTCCGAGCGCGCCGGGGAGGCACGCGGTTGGCCGGCATCGCGGGATACCGTGCCGAACCGTGGGCGCGAGCGCAAGGAACCTCGACGGTCGAGAGGCCCGGCACGGCTGAGTCGCCACCCCACGAGTCCGGTAGGAGGACAAGCGCGGCTACGCACCACACCACCCCCGCGCCTGCGCGGCCATCTCCGGCACGGCGTGTTCCAGCACCCCGAACCACTCGCTGTCGGCGTGCCCGGCCAGGTAGCGCTTGTACAGGCCCTCGGTCAGGACGGCGAGCTTCCAGAGGGCCAGGGTCCGGTAGAAGGTCAGCTCCCGGGTGGCCAGCCCCGTGGCGGCCTCGTACCGCTCGACGAGCTCCTGCCGCGTGGGAAACCCCGGTGCCGTGGTCGGCTGCGGCAGCCCGGCGAGGTGGCCCTCGCCGGGCTGCGGCCAGAACACGAGGAGGTAGCCGAGATCGGCGAGCGGATCCCCGAGCGTGGCCATCTCCCAGTCGAGGATCGCGACCACGTCGGGTTCGGGCGGGTCGGACACGACGACGTTGTCGAGCTTGAAGTCGCCGTGCACGATCGCCGACGGGCCGTCGGCGGGGACGTTCGTCGCCAACCAGTCCCCCACGGCCTCGACATCCGGCAGTTCGCGTGTGGCCATGACCTCCCACTGCTTGCTCCACCTGCGGACCTGCCGCGCGGTGTAGCCGTCGGGACGACCGAGGTCGCCCAGCCCCGCCGCCCGGTAGTCCACCCGGTGCAGCTCCGCGAGCGCGTCGACCAGCCGCTCCCCCACCCGTCGTCGCGCGGGTTCGTCCAGCTCGTCGGGGGCCTCCTCCCGGATCACACGCCCGGGCACCTCCTCCATCACGTAGAACGGCACACCGATCACCGCCGGGTCCTCGCACACCGCCAGCGGCCGTGGACAGCGCACCTCCGTGTCGGCCAGTGCCGCGAGTACACGGTGCTCGCGGAGCATGTCGTGGGCGGTCTCGGGGATCTCTCCCATCGGGGGGCGCCGAAGCACCGCGTGACCGGCCTCGCGCGTCAGGCGGAACGTCAGGTTGCTCCGCCCCCGACCGATCTTCTCGACCTCGAGCGAGCCACCCCCGAGCTCGGGCACGTGGCGGTCCAGCCAAGCCTGCACCGATTCCCGCGGCACGACCTCGTCGGTCTCCAGCACGTGCATCCCTCGCTCGACCGTGGGGCTAGGCTGACCGGGGTCATGGTCGCCGAGCGCGCTGCGGCAGGGCAAGCCGCGGGAGGAGGAGATCGCGTGTCGCACGACGCCACGATGTCGGCACCCGAACCCGTCCCCCCGACGAGCCGGCGCGGAGACCGCACACGGGCAGCGCTCGTCGAGTCCGCGTTGACCCTGTTCGCCGCCCAGGGGGTCGAGGCGACGAGCGTGGACCAGGTCACCCAGGCCGCGAAGGTCGCCAAGGGAACGTTCTACGTGCACTTCGAGCGCAAGGAGGACGTGCTGCTCGAACACGCGGCCGCGCTCGTGGGGGACCTCGATGCACGGCCATTCCCCGACGAGCCGCGCGCCGCCCTGCACGCGCTCGCCCAGCGGTTCGTCGCTGCCCAGGCGGGGACGCCGCGCGCAGTGTCCGGTCGCATGGTCCGGGAGATCATCGGGCACCGCAGCGACTGGCTCCGCGTGCTCGGTCGGCGACGTGCCCTGTCCGCAGTGATCGAGCCGATCCTCGCGCGCGGCCAGGAGGTCGGGGCGATCCGCGACGATCAATCCCCGGTGCGCCTGGCACAAGCCCTGACGATCCTCTGGCTCGACAACGTGATCGGTTGGGCGGAGCGGCCGGAGCCACGCCCACTCGTCAACGACCTCGAGCGCGCCACGTCCCTCTTCCTGGACGGGGCGGCCGTCGGCGCGACCCCGGACGGGAAGCCGGCGCCATGACGGGTCGCACGGGTCCTCGCGAGACCCGCTGCGGGTCGCCCAGGCCGCTCGGACCGCACGGGCTGCACACCATCACTCCGACCGGACCTCGTCCGCGATCCGCTGCCAGCCGTCGGGGTCGTGACCCGCGGTGACGATGTCGCCGTAGCGCACCAGCGGCAGGCGCAACAGCCCCGGATCCTCGGCGAGGCGCTCGAGCCACGCGTCCGTGTCGAGCGACAGGTAGGCCAACCCGTGGTCGACGTACGAACGCGACGTCTCGTCGAGCAACGACTCGATGCCCAGCCGGTCGGACCAGCGACGCAGTTCCTTGGGACTCGCGGACCGCTTGCGCAGATCCCGGTCGTGGACGGCCACGCGCCGTTCCGAGAAGAACCGCTGCGCGGCCTTCGTGGACTTCGACTTCGGATGACCGATCAGGATGACCTCCACGGGACTCTCCCTATCGCTCGGCGACCGGCTCGGCCCTCGACTCCCGGGTTCGCCGGTGCTCGACCACGCGGCTCCCCACGACCGCCGCCGCGACCAGCGAGATGCCGGCCACGTGGACGAGACCGAACGGCTCCCCGAAGAACAGGTGGCCCCACAGCGAGCCCAGAAGTGGGATCCCCGCCAGCGCGATCGACGCCAACGCCGCACTGACCCGCTGGTGCGCCCAGTTCAGGAGCAGGTGCCCGTTGCCGGGGATCAACGCCAGGATCACCAGCCAACTCACGTCGAACGCGGTGGCCGGCACCAGCGTCGGCGCGGCGAACGCGAACGGCGTCACAACGACGAGCCCCACGGCCAGGAACGAGGCCGTGAACGTCAGCGTCGGCGCGCCGGTCGTTCGTGCCCGTTTCGCGGCCAGGAAGTAGGCGGTGAAGGCGAAGAGGTTGACGACCGCGAGGACGTCTCCCAGCGGGTCGCGGCTGTCGTCCCCGGCGGTCCGCATCAGAACGAGGGCCACGCCCGCGAGCGCGACCCCGGACCACGCGATCAGGCTCAACGGGACACGCTCGCCGACGGTCCGGCGACTCACGAGCGCGACGAGCAGGGGCTGCATCGCGGCGACCAGTGTCACGACGGCGATCGACGTGAGCTTGGTCGCCTCGATGAAGATCAACTGGTGGGTCACGAAGGCGAGTCCGGTGCCCACCACGGGACCGAGACGCCGTGGCCACGGCGTCCGAAACGCGACCGCGAGCGCCCCCAGCACGGCGATACCGAGTCCCAAGCGCCAGAAGGCGATCGACGCCGCGGGCAGGTCGATCCCCTTGACGATCGGGAACCCCGTCGAGAAGGCGACCATCGCCCCCAGCACCGCGGCGAAGCCCCCGCCGGGGCCGGCGAGCGTGCTGCGGATACGGCTCATGCGCGCACCACGCTCACTCCTCCAGCACCGCGAGGACCTCCTCCACACTCGGGTTGGGGAGGAACGTCTCACCCACGCGCACCGTCGGGACCAACTCGTCGCCCCCATTGGCCGCCCGTACGGTCTCCGCGGCCTCCCGATTGGTGAAGATGTTCACGTCCTCGAACGGGACCTCCCTGCGCGCGAGCTCACGTTTCAGCGTCGTGCAGTAGCCGCACATCGGGCGCCAATACACCGTGAGTCCCTGCGTCACCGTCCCACTCCTCCGTCGGGGGTTTGCACCACGACCCGCGCATCGAGCCGTCGCTCCCCAACGTGCCCCCGGAACCGAACCTTCCCAACGTTCGACACCGGGCCATCCGAATGGGGCCGGACCCGAACGGACGGGTGACCCAACTACTCCCCGGGCCCACCAGGCCCACTACTCCCCGGGCCCACCAGGCCAGGTAACCCCGGCGCGGCGGCAGAGCTCCAACACCAGCGCGTGGATCCCCCGGTCGCCGAAACCACGCTCGTCGAGCGACTCGTAGAGCTCCGCGGCCTGCGCGGCAGCCCCGGCCGGGATCCCCAGCTCGTCCGCGGTGCTGCGAGCGATCCGCAGGTCCTTGGTGTAGTGCTCGATCGCGAACCCGGGGTCGAAGTCTCCCTCGAGCATCCGTGGCCCGTACGTGTCGAGCGACCACGAGCCCGCGGCCCCGCCCGCCACCGACTCCATGACCCGCCCCGGGTCCAGTCCCGCCCGCACGGCATAGACGAGCCCCTCGCCGAGGCCCAGCATGATCCCCGCGATCAACAGCTGATTCACGATCTTCGTGTGCTGCCCCGCGCCGGGGGGCCCTTGGAGCACGACGCTGCGTCCGAGCCGCTCGAGCAGCGGTCGTGCGCGGGCGAACGTCTCGGCGTCCCCACCGACCATGATGGAGAGGCGAGCCTCCCGCGCGCCGACGTCGCCGCCGGAGACCGGCGCGTCGAGCGCCGCGACCCCCTGCTCGGCAGCCGCCGCGTGGACCTCCTGCGACAGACGGGGATCGCTGGTGGTGAAGTCGATCAGCACCGCACCCTGCGAGGCCCCGGCGAGCACGCCGTCGTCGCCGAGCACGACCTCCCTGACATCCTGGGGCGAGCCGACCATCACCCCCACGACGTCCGCGTCGCGCGCCGCCTCCGCGGGGCTCGTCGCCCACGCGGCCCCGCCGTCCAGCAGGTCCTGCGCACGCTCTCGGGTCCGGGTGTGGACCGCGGTCGGGTGCCCCGCGTCGAGCAGGTGCCCGGCCATCGGGGCGCCCATCACCCCGGTGCCGACCCACCCGACCCGATCACCGCGCCCGCTGTCGACGGCCATCACACCCTCCTCCTCGCTGGCGTCCGCCGGATCATCCTGACCGGGCACCGGGCACGCAAACGTCCTCCCCCGGGCCACGAGTGGAGGAAGCTGGGCTCGCTACGCGCCCGCGAGCTGGGTCCGGTAGAGCTGCGCGTACAGACCCCCGGCCGCGAGGAGCTCATCGTGGGTGCCACGCTGGACGATCTCACCGCCGTCGAGCACGAGGATCTCGTCGGCATCGACCACCGTGGACAGCCGATGGGCGATGACCAGCGAGGTCCGCCCCTCGAGCGCCGCGTCGAGCGCCCGTCGCACCGCGGCCTCCGACTCGGTGTCGAGGTGAGCGGTCGCCTCGTCCAACACCACGATCGCCGGATCCTTGAGCAGCACGCGGGCGATCGCGAGACGCTGCTTCTCGCCGCCCGAGAGGCGGTAGCCGCGCTCCCCCACGATCGTGTCGTACCCGTCGGGCAGTGCTGCCACGACGTCATGGATCCGAGCCGCTCGGCAGGCCTCGACGAGCTGCTCGTCGGTCGCGTCCTCGCGGGCATAGCGCAGGTTCGCCGCCACCGAGTCGTGGAACAAGTGCGCGTCCTGCGTCACCACGCCGATGGCATCGGCGAGCGACCCCAGCGTCGTGTCCCGCACGTCCAACCCGTCGATCGACACGGACCCCTGCTCCACGTCGTAGAGGCGCGGGACGAGATGGCAGACCGTGGTCTTGCCGGCTCCGGACGGCCCGACCAGCGCCACCGTGCTCCCCGCGGGGGCGACGAAGGAGACATCGCGGAGCACGAGCGGACCCGGCTCCGCATCGAGGACCTCGGAGAACCCCCGCTCGAGCGACGCCAGCGACGAGTCGGCCGCCGAGGGATAGCGGAACCACACCCCGTCGAAGCGCACCTCCCCCTCGAGCGGCACGTCCCGACCCAACTCCACCGCGTCGTCCTTCTCGTCGATGGGGCGCTTCAGGTCGAGCACCTCGAAGACCCGGTCGAACGACACGAGCGCGGTCAGCACCTCCACCGGCGCGTTCGAGAGCGCGGCGAGCGGTTGGTAGGCCTGGGTCACGAGGATCCCGAACTCGACCACCTGTCCCGCAGTGAAGGTGCCCTCCAACACCCCGCGCCCGCCGACCCAGTAGACCAAGGCCGTCCCGAGCGCGCCGAGCAGCGTGAGGATCACGAAGAAGAGTCGCCCGACGACCGCCGTGCGCACCCCGACCTCCGCGACGGCGTCGGCGTCCTCCGCGAAGGCCGCGCTCTCGGTCGCGGGGCGTCCGAACAGCTTCACCAGCAACGCCCCGGCGACGTTGAGCCGTTCGGTCATCTGCGTGTTCATCTCGGCGTTCAGCGCCATCTGCCGACGCGTCAGCTGCTGCAGCTTCTCCCCGACTTTGCGTGCCAACAGCACGAAGATCGGCAGCACGGCGAGCACGAGGGCGGTGAGGACCGGGGAGATGCGGATCATCAGCGCGATCGCGACGAGGGCCTGCACGACGTTGGCTGCAAGGGTCCCGAACGTCCCGGTCAGGGCCCGCTGGGCACCGATCACGTCGTTGTTCAAACGGCTGACCAGCGCACCGGTCTGAGTGCGCGTGAAGAACGCCATCGGCAGGCGCTGGACGTGATCGAACACCGAACGGCGCAGGTCGGCGATGAGCCACTCGCCCACCTGCGCGGACAGGTAGCGCTGCCACAGGCTGAACACCGCAGCACCGATGGCGATCGCGACCAGCAGCCCCACGTAGAGGTTGAGGATGGCGAGCGCATCCGGTCCGGGTGACTCGATGACGTCGACGATCTCACCGATGGCACGCGCCGGCAGGACCGTGAACGCCGAGGCGCCGGCGATCGCGACGAGCAGCAGCAGCAGCCGACCCCGGTACGGGCGCGCGAACTCGCGCCACACGCGCGCGATGAGCCCTCTGGGCAGCTTCTTGCCCTCGAGGCCGTCCTGACCCCGGTGCACCCGTCCGACACCGGGGTTCAGGCCGCTCCCGCCACCGAGCCGTGGGGATCCCATCGACCAGCTCATCGACACCCGCCCGCAGCGGAAGCCGCGACATCGGCGGCCCGCCGACGTCGCGAGATCGGGGCAGGGGTGTTCGTTCGCGCAACCATCGGGGGCCAGGATGCCACCCGAGCCGAACCGACCGGCCTCGCACGGACCGGCTGCGCACCGGTCCCACCGGGATCCCTCAGGGCCCGGTCGGTGCCGCGCGGGCCGGCGACGGGGTCTCGCCGCCCAGCACCTCGGCGCTGGCTGTCAGCGCCAGGTCGACGGCCTGTGGCCCGTCGAGCCCCGCTCCCTCCTCGGCGAGAGCCCGGAAGGCCTCCGCACCGAGCCGTTCGGACAACGACTCGCGCGCGTGTTCGACCCGCACGGCATCGGCGCCGAAGGGTGGCGCCGGGGTTCCCGCTCCGTGCACCGCCCCGGAGAGTCGAGCCGCGGGTTCGTCCGCTCCGAGGCGGACCAACAACGGGACGAGGTTGCGCAAGGTCGTCCACTGATGGATCCAGTC
This genomic interval carries:
- a CDS encoding chlorite dismutase family protein → MPSVVPTEGWGVLHLFFHVRRELLEGAQGAARDFAGRLKAFDDRDGYQVLAFSVLGQKADFGVMALGPDLAALDGLHTELAGSPLGQALLPAASYLSLTELSDYGQTEEEEVERLRREGIEPGTDAHEEQLAAFRERMEAYARHRLYPDLPQRQVIGFYPMSKRRGGEHNWYLLDFEQRRRLMGAHAQTGRRFSDRITQLITASTGLDDWEWGVTLLADDPKALKDVVYTMRFDEVSARYSDFGPFVTGLVCEPDELFRHLHLT
- a CDS encoding HU family DNA-binding protein, producing the protein MNKSQLIDAAADEANMSKSDMADALDAITKTITEQVARGEKVALTGFGTFERRERAARTGRNPQTGEQIKVKASKTPAFKAGKAFKDAVS
- a CDS encoding phosphotransferase family protein, which translates into the protein MHVLETDEVVPRESVQAWLDRHVPELGGGSLEVEKIGRGRSNLTFRLTREAGHAVLRRPPMGEIPETAHDMLREHRVLAALADTEVRCPRPLAVCEDPAVIGVPFYVMEEVPGRVIREEAPDELDEPARRRVGERLVDALAELHRVDYRAAGLGDLGRPDGYTARQVRRWSKQWEVMATRELPDVEAVGDWLATNVPADGPSAIVHGDFKLDNVVVSDPPEPDVVAILDWEMATLGDPLADLGYLLVFWPQPGEGHLAGLPQPTTAPGFPTRQELVERYEAATGLATRELTFYRTLALWKLAVLTEGLYKRYLAGHADSEWFGVLEHAVPEMAAQARGWCGA
- a CDS encoding TetR/AcrR family transcriptional regulator, producing MSHDATMSAPEPVPPTSRRGDRTRAALVESALTLFAAQGVEATSVDQVTQAAKVAKGTFYVHFERKEDVLLEHAAALVGDLDARPFPDEPRAALHALAQRFVAAQAGTPRAVSGRMVREIIGHRSDWLRVLGRRRALSAVIEPILARGQEVGAIRDDQSPVRLAQALTILWLDNVIGWAERPEPRPLVNDLERATSLFLDGAAVGATPDGKPAP
- a CDS encoding arsenate reductase family protein — encoded protein: MEVILIGHPKSKSTKAAQRFFSERRVAVHDRDLRKRSASPKELRRWSDRLGIESLLDETSRSYVDHGLAYLSLDTDAWLERLAEDPGLLRLPLVRYGDIVTAGHDPDGWQRIADEVRSE
- a CDS encoding DMT family transporter, producing MSRIRSTLAGPGGGFAAVLGAMVAFSTGFPIVKGIDLPAASIAFWRLGLGIAVLGALAVAFRTPWPRRLGPVVGTGLAFVTHQLIFIEATKLTSIAVVTLVAAMQPLLVALVSRRTVGERVPLSLIAWSGVALAGVALVLMRTAGDDSRDPLGDVLAVVNLFAFTAYFLAAKRARTTGAPTLTFTASFLAVGLVVVTPFAFAAPTLVPATAFDVSWLVILALIPGNGHLLLNWAHQRVSAALASIALAGIPLLGSLWGHLFFGEPFGLVHVAGISLVAAAVVGSRVVEHRRTRESRAEPVAER
- a CDS encoding glutaredoxin domain-containing protein produces the protein MTQGLTVYWRPMCGYCTTLKRELARREVPFEDVNIFTNREAAETVRAANGGDELVPTVRVGETFLPNPSVEEVLAVLEE
- a CDS encoding NAD(P)-dependent oxidoreductase: MAVDSGRGDRVGWVGTGVMGAPMAGHLLDAGHPTAVHTRTRERAQDLLDGGAAWATSPAEAARDADVVGVMVGSPQDVREVVLGDDGVLAGASQGAVLIDFTTSDPRLSQEVHAAAAEQGVAALDAPVSGGDVGAREARLSIMVGGDAETFARARPLLERLGRSVVLQGPPGAGQHTKIVNQLLIAGIMLGLGEGLVYAVRAGLDPGRVMESVAGGAAGSWSLDTYGPRMLEGDFDPGFAIEHYTKDLRIARSTADELGIPAGAAAQAAELYESLDERGFGDRGIHALVLELCRRAGVTWPGGPGE
- a CDS encoding ABC transporter ATP-binding protein, with amino-acid sequence MGSPRLGGGSGLNPGVGRVHRGQDGLEGKKLPRGLIARVWREFARPYRGRLLLLLVAIAGASAFTVLPARAIGEIVDVIESPGPDALAILNLYVGLLVAIAIGAAVFSLWQRYLSAQVGEWLIADLRRSVFDHVQRLPMAFFTRTQTGALVSRLNNDVIGAQRALTGTFGTLAANVVQALVAIALMIRISPVLTALVLAVLPIFVLLARKVGEKLQQLTRRQMALNAEMNTQMTERLNVAGALLVKLFGRPATESAAFAEDADAVAEVGVRTAVVGRLFFVILTLLGALGTALVYWVGGRGVLEGTFTAGQVVEFGILVTQAYQPLAALSNAPVEVLTALVSFDRVFEVLDLKRPIDEKDDAVELGRDVPLEGEVRFDGVWFRYPSAADSSLASLERGFSEVLDAEPGPLVLRDVSFVAPAGSTVALVGPSGAGKTTVCHLVPRLYDVEQGSVSIDGLDVRDTTLGSLADAIGVVTQDAHLFHDSVAANLRYAREDATDEQLVEACRAARIHDVVAALPDGYDTIVGERGYRLSGGEKQRLAIARVLLKDPAIVVLDEATAHLDTESEAAVRRALDAALEGRTSLVIAHRLSTVVDADEILVLDGGEIVQRGTHDELLAAGGLYAQLYRTQLAGA